In Lusitaniella coriacea LEGE 07157, the genomic stretch CGTAGCAGTCTCAACGAATAAAATTCGTCCTGGATTTTTAGGTTCAACGCTGGGAATAATACTTAAATCGAGCGACCCTCAAAAATAACCCATGAGCGATCCCCAAATCTCAATTTCTGCAATTATTTGCACCCATAACCGGGAACAGTATTTAGAGGCTGCAATTGATAGTTTATTGGCGCAAGATTTCCCAAACTATGAAGTGATTGTCGTCGATAATGCCTCGCGCGATCGCACCCGCGCCATCGTCGAAGCAAAACTTCCCCATCCCCGCCTGCACTACATTCACGAACCCGTCCTCGGACTCTCCGTTGCCCGCAATACGGGGTTTAAAGCCGCCAAAGGGGAAATACTCGCTTACCTCGACGACGATGCAGTTGCCACGCCACAATGGTTGAGCGTTCTTTGGGCTGCCTATCAAGAAAATGATAAACTCGCGATCGCGGGCGGTAAAGTCACCCTCCTTTGGCCCGAAGGCATTACCCCTCCCGAATGGCTCTCCCCCGGACTCAGCGGGAACCTAGGAGCCTACGACTTAGGCAGCGAAGTCGCAAACATTACTAAACCCGGTTTAACCCCCAGAGGCTTAAACTACTCCATTCGACGGACATTCCTCGAAAATATTGGCGGATTTGATGTCAATCTAGGGCGCATCGGTAAAAATTTACTCTCCAACGAAGAACTACACATGACCGAACTCGCCCTCAAACAAGGATGGGAAGTCGCCTATCTTCCCAAAGCCCTCGTCGCCCATAACGTCGCCATCGAACGACTCAAACCCAGTTGGTTCCTCAGTCGAGGATGGTGGCAAGGAGTCAGCGAATGTTATCGCCAGCAGCTTTCTGGACGGGCAAATACCGCTCAATTTCTCAATGGTGGGGAACGAATTATTCGGGGACTCTATAAATCCGTAAAATATATTAAAGACCCCGCTCAACGCTTTGATAACCTCGTCTACGCTTACGGTCAACTGGGCTACTTAAAAACCTTTATTCAAGGATTAATTTCACCGCCAAAATTCAGTAAATAAAAAACAATTTTTCCTTGAAAAACGTCCTAGTCTTGAAGACATTCATTGTTGTTTGACCTTTACTCATCCTAAAAAGCATGACCTCTACCTCTGAGAAAATTCCAGTCTCGGTTTTAATCCCCGCCAAAAACGAAGAATTAAACCTTCCGGCTTGTCTAGAATGCGTATCCAGAGCGGCTGAAATCTTTGTGGTTGATTCCAACAGTAGCGACCGTTCCATTGAAATATCCCAAGAACGTGGCGCGAAAGTCATTCAGTTCGATTTTGAAGCAGAAAAAGCCCGTTTCGACCAAGAAGAACATCAATACAACCTCGAACAACAAAAAAATCCCAACACCTCTCTCCCCAAGTCAAAACTGCGAAAAAAGAAAAACTGGTCTCTCGACACCCTTCCCTTTAGTCATGAATGGGTCTTAATCGTCGATTGTGACGAACGAATTACCGAAGACCTTTGGGATGAAATACAAGAGGTCGTCAAAAATGACAGTTATGACGGATATTACCTCAATCGAAAAGTATATTTTCTCGGTAAATGGATTCGCTATGGGGGAAAATACCCCGATTGGAATTTACGTCTTTTTAAACACAAAAAAGGTCGCTACGAAGACCTCGGTATCGGTTATATTCCCAACACAGGAGACAACGAAGTTCACGAACACGTTATCCTGCGAGATGAGCGAGGAAATAACATCACCCAAGAGCGTGCGGGATACCTCAAAAATGATATGGATCACATTGACTTCCGCGACATCTATCAATGGTTAGCACGACATAATCGCTATTCCAACTGGGAAGCCGGACTCTACGACAAACTGTTAAACGGAGAACTCAAAGACGGAATTCAACCCAACTTATTTGGTAAAGGGCCCGAAAGAACTCGCTTTTTAAGAGGTGTTTGGGTGTGGCTTCCCTTCAAACCCTTGCTGCGTTTCATCTTATTTTATTTCCTGCGCTTGGGATTCCTGAATGGCAGTGCGGGATATATCTATGCACGTTTGTTGAGTCAGTACGAATATCAAATTGGAGTCAAACTTTACGAATTGCGGACATTTGGAGGGAAACTCAATGTCAAAAACTAAATTTTTAAAGCCCATCCTTTCCCACTCCAAAAGATGAAACAAAAATTTGATTCTCCCTCAACATTGGATGCCGAACCTTGGGTTGATTTGCGTCGTTACGACCAATCGGATTTTGATAGAGGGCGACCCGGTTGGGTTATTCTTTTGTGGTGGTTGGTGCAGTCCATCGCATTTCCCCTCAGCCTCCATAACACCCACGGGATTCGCCGCGCCCTATTACGCCTGTTTGGGGCAAAAATTGGGCAAGGGGTTGTCATTCGCCCCACCGCACGCTTTACCTATCCTTGGAAGGTAGAAATCGGAGACTATAGTTGGATTGGCGATGATGTCGTTCTCTACAGCTTAGAACGCATTACCATCGGAAGCCACTGCATTGTTTCGCAAAAATGTTATCTCTGTACGGGAAGTCACGATTTCCAAGACCCCACCTTTAAACTGCAAACCAATACGATTACCATCGGGAATGGGGCGTGGGTAGCAACGGACTGTTTTGTGGCACCGGGCGTTACGATTGGGGCGAATGCAGTGATTGGGGCGCGTAGCAATGTGTTTCGGGATATTCCTGCTCAACAGGTGGCTTGGGGGAGTCCGTGTCGTCCCCATTACCCGCGAGAGATGCACCAGTCTTGAAGTGGTTCGGCACTAAAGTTAAAATTTAGCTGGAATAGAGGGAGATACACCCTAGCGTTAGAGTACCCCAAGGAAAAAGTTATTCAATCTGTCAGACAGAAACGGGGACGGGGTGATTTTTTACCCACAAATTGAAGACAGACCACTAAGTTTGTAGCATTTTGATCTTTGCAAGCTTAACCTTTCTGTTGGCGCTTCCGACGCGAAATGACTCCCAATGCACCCACGGATAGCAAACCCAGTGCAGTTGCAGGTTCGGGAACAGTCTTGACTTTTACCTTTTTCAGGAAGTAATCATCGTTCTTGCCTGTAACGGTAAAGCCAAATTGGAAACCTTTGTTATCGGGAGAAAATTGCCTGAAGTTGAAGTTCCTGATGCCCAAATCCCAAGAATTACCACCAGGGATATCTGCGGCAACTAGCGTATCTCCATCAACCAACAACTTGAAATCATCATTACGTCCGACTCGGCTGAAGGTTGCAGAAAGTATTTTTACTTTTTTGTCAAAGTTTAATAATAGGGTTTCGTCGGGACCAAAACCATCGATTTGGGGGCTATCAAAGCGACCCCCTTTAACGCCAAGACCAAATAGCCCTTGGAAAACATTACGAGGACCATTGGTAGATTGCCCTGTAACGGTCAAGTCTAAATCACCTTTAGAGAAATCAAATGAAGGTGCAACGGAAGAAGGAAAATCAGAGAAGAAAAATGTCGTTGCTTGTACGGGCTTAGACTCAATGGCAAAGGTTGCAATTGCAGTCCCAACGGTGGCTAAGGCAATTTTTTTGAGAGTAATTGATTTCATTTTTTCTCCTTCAAATTTTGTTGAGTGTAATCGATAGAATCCACTTGAATTTGCTCTGAAGATGTCTCAGTTCAAAGAGAAAATTCAGGGTTTTTCACACAAAACTCATTCGATTTACCTTTTGGTTGTGCTGCGTGAATTTATTTAAGTGTTTCTATGATTCAAATCATATCCCTATTTTTTCGATCGATCTAGGGATTTCTACGAACTTCATCAAAGATTTAAAGTGGAAAATTGTGCTTAAAGAGAATGATTCTATGCCAAATATTGATGGGCTAACTTTTCTGGGGATCGCTAAAGAAAAAAGCTTCATGAAGCTTTTACAAAGCCAAGACTATTACTTAAAAAATCAGGGTTTCAAATAAGAAAAAGTTGTGAAAAAGATGCAGAGAATTAATTTATAGCATTGACCTTTGGGATGTGGAACTCCACGCGATCGCAAAAGGTAATAGGTAGTAGACAGCTATATTAAGGGTTTTGTTGGGTTTCGCTCTTGCTCAACGCCAACCTACTTTTTTGAAAATGCGACGGGAAAAAGCGTTGTTTCAAGCTTTGACGTACATCAATCGCGAAATAATTAATCGAAATTAAGTTTGCACCCTATAACGGTAGGGAAGCTTGAGTGATTGCTTCTTCTGGCCCCACGAGGGAGAGGTAAGGAGAGTTGTTAAAGTGGCGTTGAGCGGCTTGTTGAAGGGTTGGTGCAGTGATGGTGCGAACGGCTTCTTGGAAGTGGGTATCGAAGTCGATTCCGAGTCCTAGGGTTTCGTACCAGCCGTAGGTTTGAGCGATTTCGGCGTTGGTTTGCTTGCCGAGGGCGTATTGACCGAGGAGTTTGTTTTTGATGGCTTGGAGTTCTTCGGGGGTGAGGGGAGTATGACAGAGGCGCGTGACTTCTGTATGCAGTCCTTCTAGGGCGATCGCGGTATTTTCCGGTGCGGTTCCCATATAAGCGACAAATAAGGACTGTTCGAGGCGAGTGGGATAAAAAGCAGAAACATCATAAGCTAAACCGCGTTTTTCTCGCAATTCCACGAAGAGGCGACTGGATAGACCATTTCCCAGATAGGTATTGAGGAGTTTTAAGGGGATGTAATCTTCGTTTTGCACCGATGGGGTGAGATAGCCCAACATGACGATGGATTGTTGGGTGGGTTGCGGGTTAATCTGTTGGGAGGGGTTGGGCGCGATCGCGCGATCGCGCAATTGAGGTAAAGGTGTGGCGGGAATCTCCCAATCTCCCAACACTTCCGTCACTAAACGAACCGCGACTTCGGGATCGATGCAACCCGACAAACTCACTACTAAATTATCCGGGCGAAAATAGGTTTGGTGATATTCCTGTAAATCCTCGCGAGTAATCTGCGTAACAGTTTCTTCGGTTCCCAAGCTGGAAACGCCGTAGGGATGGTTGGGATACATCGCTTTCCGCAGATGTTGATAAGCGACATTGAAGGGTTGTTCCTGTTGAGAACGAATGCTTTGCAGAACTAAAAATCGTTCGAGATCGATCTCTGCTTCGGGAAAGCTGGGGGAGCGCAATAATTCTCCCGCTAGGGTTAAAATGGCAGCAAAATCCGACGAGACGGTTTTGAGGCTCATTAAAAAGTAATCCGTCGTCGCATCCGCTCCCAAACTCGCCCCTACGGATTCAACTTTTTCGGCAATTTCCACCGCAGACCAGCGTTCGGTTCCCTTGGTCATTAAATTGGAAAGTAGGGAGGCTAGACCTGCTTTCTCTCTTGTTTCCCAGCGCGTTCCCGCCCTCAAAAATAAGCGAGCAGCAATAATATCAGCGGCGCGATTTTCAACGCAAATAACGGTAATGCCGTTGTCTAGAACGGTGCGATGAATTGGGAGATGGTGGTGTGAGCTGTTATGCATTGAAATTTTGTACTGGGGGAACTGGGGGAGAGAGAGACGCGGTGAGAAATTGGTGGGTTTGACGCAGAGCGCTCGATACTCAATATGAATGTGTTTTAGCTTAGAGAGGTTGGCATAGGAGGGTTTATAGGGGCTGTACAACCGCGATCGCGTATTTATCGGGAGAGAGGTAGCGATTGGCTATTTTTTGCAGGTCAGAGGCTTGAATCTGCTGAATTTGCTGAGGATAGGTCACGGAGAGTTCTGCGGTGGCAATGGTGTTGTAGTAGCCGTACAGTCCTGCGAGTTGGCTGGGAGTTTCTGTGGAAAAGGCATAATCGTTAGACAACAATCGCTTACAGCGAGAGAGTTCTTTTGCTTCAACGGGAACGTGTTGTAATTGGTTGACGCGATCGCGAATCCACATCTCCACCCGTTCTAAATACTGCGGTTCCAACCAAGCCGTAATCGTCAATAAACTCGAATCTCGCTGCAAGGAAAACTCACAAACAATATCCAACACCCATTGTTGCTCTTCTCGCAATTCTCGTACTAACCGAGAGGATTGTCCGCCTCCTAAAATTGCCGACAGCATATCCAATCCAAAGGCTTCTTGCAACGATTCAACTCCGGGACCTTGCCAAGCCATCAACAATCGCGCCTGTTCTACGCGGGGTAAGCGCAATTCAGTGCGGCGAATTTCTGTTAGGGGGGGTTCGGCACGAACGACGGTTGGGGGACACTCCGATCGCGTGCTAAACTCCTTAAAACTTTCCCTGACCAGCGCCAAAGCCGCATCCTTTTCAATTCCTCCCGCGATCGCGACGGTCATATTTTCCGGTTGGTAATAGGTGCGATGAAAACAACGCATTTGATTGGGGGATCGCTCCCTTACTTGCATCTCCGTTCCCAAAATCGACCGTCCGTAGGTATGGCACTGGTACAAACTCTCGCACAATGCCTGAAATCCTAACCAGTCGGGATCGTCCTGACAGGCGCGAATTTCCTCAATCACCACTTCTCTCTCTCGCACAAACTCCTCATCGGAGATCGCCGCGTGCAGAAGGATGTCTGCAAAGGAAGGAAGAATCTCTGGCAAATGTTGTACTGCTGTCGTAATGAAAAAATGAGCGTAATCGTGACTGGTTGCGGCATTGGTCATCCCGCCGCTATTTTCAATCGCCCAATCGAACGCCCCCGGCGCAATGCGATGGCTGCCCTTGAAAATCATGTGTTCTAGAAAATGGGCAATCCCATGCCACTCATCGGGTTCGGCACTTGCCCCCGCACGCACCCAAACATCAACAACTACCACAGGCGTTGCGGGGATATATTGGTGAATGACGGTTAAGCCATTATCTAATTGGAAACGATTGGCAGGGAAGTTCAACGCAGCATCAAGAGGTTCGGACAATTGAGAGGATTGTTGCAATTTGGGATCGCCAAGAGGGGGATATTTTCACCTATCCTAGCGCTTTATTGAGATTTTTAAGAGAATAGCTCGCGATTCTTTCACTTCGCAATCAATTCAGCCGTTTCCACTCGCCACACCCGATCCAACTTGTTTGCCGGCATTGTTAGATATAAAACATCCCCCGGTAAGAGATAGGCGCGTAACAATTCCCAACCGTGAATCAGTCGTCCTTTGGATTCGAGATATAGCGGGACAAAATCGGCATTTTTGGCACTTTCCGCGATCGTTTGATGGCAGAAGGGATGCGCGGGAGTAATCAGCGTGGCGAGGGCAACCCAAAGCAAATCCTCCGTCATGCCATTGCCCAAAATTTTGCCCCCCAACGCCGCCGCAGCAAATGCGGGTGTTGCCAATTCATTGGGACACAAAACCGTTTCAAATTCAAAAACCTGCTGTACGGCGAGGGAAAACTGCGGGTCTTGGTTGCGAACGACAACGGGTAACTTCGGCTGTATGCCTTTTGCGCACAAACTAATCTCCACATTCACCATATCGTTACTGGTGACCACCAATAAAGCCGCCGCCTTTTTCAGATTTGCCGCCGCGAGGGTGCTGGAGAGGCGCGCGTCTTCCATAATCACCGGAACCCCTAAAGAACGCGCCGCATGGAGAAAGCGGTTATTGGGATCTCGCTCAATTGCAACGACTTCGTAGCCTTGAGCGTGAAATTGCTGCATGGTGCGCATTCCCACTTCTCCCAACCCACACACAACGTAGTGATTGCGCGAGGGAACCCGTGCTGCATCCCAAAACTGGCGAATGCGACTCCCCAAAACGAAATCGTTAATCAGTGCGTAGCAAATTCCAATCACTCCCGCACCGACAATCATCATGATCGCCGTGAAGATTTTTAAACCATCCGGTGCGTTTTCAGCGACTTCCTCTTTCCCTCCCGCACCGGTAATCATGCCAACGGAAAAGTAGAAGGCATCGACAATGGAAGTATCGAAGTTAATAAAAACGTAGGTGAAGGTTGCGAGGAAAACGACACTCAAAAGCGCAAGGGTTACAACAGCAACGGGACGACCGTAATTGCTCA encodes the following:
- a CDS encoding glycosyltransferase family 2 protein produces the protein MSDPQISISAIICTHNREQYLEAAIDSLLAQDFPNYEVIVVDNASRDRTRAIVEAKLPHPRLHYIHEPVLGLSVARNTGFKAAKGEILAYLDDDAVATPQWLSVLWAAYQENDKLAIAGGKVTLLWPEGITPPEWLSPGLSGNLGAYDLGSEVANITKPGLTPRGLNYSIRRTFLENIGGFDVNLGRIGKNLLSNEELHMTELALKQGWEVAYLPKALVAHNVAIERLKPSWFLSRGWWQGVSECYRQQLSGRANTAQFLNGGERIIRGLYKSVKYIKDPAQRFDNLVYAYGQLGYLKTFIQGLISPPKFSK
- a CDS encoding glycosyltransferase family 2 protein, whose amino-acid sequence is MTSTSEKIPVSVLIPAKNEELNLPACLECVSRAAEIFVVDSNSSDRSIEISQERGAKVIQFDFEAEKARFDQEEHQYNLEQQKNPNTSLPKSKLRKKKNWSLDTLPFSHEWVLIVDCDERITEDLWDEIQEVVKNDSYDGYYLNRKVYFLGKWIRYGGKYPDWNLRLFKHKKGRYEDLGIGYIPNTGDNEVHEHVILRDERGNNITQERAGYLKNDMDHIDFRDIYQWLARHNRYSNWEAGLYDKLLNGELKDGIQPNLFGKGPERTRFLRGVWVWLPFKPLLRFILFYFLRLGFLNGSAGYIYARLLSQYEYQIGVKLYELRTFGGKLNVKN
- the hpsU gene encoding hormogonium polysaccharide biosynthesis acetyltransferase HpsU — protein: MKQKFDSPSTLDAEPWVDLRRYDQSDFDRGRPGWVILLWWLVQSIAFPLSLHNTHGIRRALLRLFGAKIGQGVVIRPTARFTYPWKVEIGDYSWIGDDVVLYSLERITIGSHCIVSQKCYLCTGSHDFQDPTFKLQTNTITIGNGAWVATDCFVAPGVTIGANAVIGARSNVFRDIPAQQVAWGSPCRPHYPREMHQS
- a CDS encoding PEP-CTERM sorting domain-containing protein, whose amino-acid sequence is MKSITLKKIALATVGTAIATFAIESKPVQATTFFFSDFPSSVAPSFDFSKGDLDLTVTGQSTNGPRNVFQGLFGLGVKGGRFDSPQIDGFGPDETLLLNFDKKVKILSATFSRVGRNDDFKLLVDGDTLVAADIPGGNSWDLGIRNFNFRQFSPDNKGFQFGFTVTGKNDDYFLKKVKVKTVPEPATALGLLSVGALGVISRRKRQQKG
- a CDS encoding M16 family metallopeptidase, coding for MHNSSHHHLPIHRTVLDNGITVICVENRAADIIAARLFLRAGTRWETREKAGLASLLSNLMTKGTERWSAVEIAEKVESVGASLGADATTDYFLMSLKTVSSDFAAILTLAGELLRSPSFPEAEIDLERFLVLQSIRSQQEQPFNVAYQHLRKAMYPNHPYGVSSLGTEETVTQITREDLQEYHQTYFRPDNLVVSLSGCIDPEVAVRLVTEVLGDWEIPATPLPQLRDRAIAPNPSQQINPQPTQQSIVMLGYLTPSVQNEDYIPLKLLNTYLGNGLSSRLFVELREKRGLAYDVSAFYPTRLEQSLFVAYMGTAPENTAIALEGLHTEVTRLCHTPLTPEELQAIKNKLLGQYALGKQTNAEIAQTYGWYETLGLGIDFDTHFQEAVRTITAPTLQQAAQRHFNNSPYLSLVGPEEAITQASLPL
- a CDS encoding M16 family metallopeptidase, with amino-acid sequence MQQSSQLSEPLDAALNFPANRFQLDNGLTVIHQYIPATPVVVVDVWVRAGASAEPDEWHGIAHFLEHMIFKGSHRIAPGAFDWAIENSGGMTNAATSHDYAHFFITTAVQHLPEILPSFADILLHAAISDEEFVREREVVIEEIRACQDDPDWLGFQALCESLYQCHTYGRSILGTEMQVRERSPNQMRCFHRTYYQPENMTVAIAGGIEKDAALALVRESFKEFSTRSECPPTVVRAEPPLTEIRRTELRLPRVEQARLLMAWQGPGVESLQEAFGLDMLSAILGGGQSSRLVRELREEQQWVLDIVCEFSLQRDSSLLTITAWLEPQYLERVEMWIRDRVNQLQHVPVEAKELSRCKRLLSNDYAFSTETPSQLAGLYGYYNTIATAELSVTYPQQIQQIQASDLQKIANRYLSPDKYAIAVVQPL
- a CDS encoding potassium channel family protein, producing the protein MKPKIIVCALGRTGYKIFNLLRHQGADVVGISDRPIPGERNDDIIIGDMRSPATLVAAGIRDAHTLVLSSSDDALNLAVLTQAKVLNPKIRIINRLFNRTLGDRLNRTLLNHVSMSVSALAAPIFAFAALGNKAIGQLQIFNQTWPIHEEIIHERHPWLGRKLSELWENRARMLIYYLPATGEFDLISAIADGKKLQAGDHLILGTKPQFHTHRTSRIRKWFKILTNLRQLSNYGRPVAVVTLALLSVVFLATFTYVFINFDTSIVDAFYFSVGMITGAGGKEEVAENAPDGLKIFTAIMMIVGAGVIGICYALINDFVLGSRIRQFWDAARVPSRNHYVVCGLGEVGMRTMQQFHAQGYEVVAIERDPNNRFLHAARSLGVPVIMEDARLSSTLAAANLKKAAALLVVTSNDMVNVEISLCAKGIQPKLPVVVRNQDPQFSLAVQQVFEFETVLCPNELATPAFAAAALGGKILGNGMTEDLLWVALATLITPAHPFCHQTIAESAKNADFVPLYLESKGRLIHGWELLRAYLLPGDVLYLTMPANKLDRVWRVETAELIAK